A single window of Limnothrix sp. FACHB-406 DNA harbors:
- the ribD gene encoding bifunctional diaminohydroxyphosphoribosylaminopyrimidine deaminase/5-amino-6-(5-phosphoribosylamino)uracil reductase RibD — protein sequence MSEFVAVDAPAATEFDRAMMRRCLALARQALGRTAPNPMVGSVIVQGTEVVGEGFHPGAGQPHAEVFALRAAGDRARGATVYVSLEPCNHYGRTPPCSKALVAAGVAKVVIGTVDPNPQVAGQGIATLNAAGIETLVGVERAACDRLNEPFFYRIQQGRPLGILKYAMTLDGKIATTHGHSAWVTDERARAEVHHLRAGCDAVIVGGNTVRRDNPKLTSHGLESHDPLRVVMTRRLELPQTTADGRILHLWEPSEAPTLVLTLPGANPEMQAWLRDRGVEVQEVPDLSPARAIKVLNQRQFLSVLWECGGALSAQAIADGSVQKILAFIAPKIVGGVAAPSPVGDLGLTQMGDAIALERVTWRSVGQDFAIEGYLRPLKKTD from the coding sequence ATGTCTGAGTTTGTTGCCGTCGATGCCCCCGCTGCCACCGAGTTCGATCGGGCAATGATGCGCCGTTGTCTAGCGTTGGCGCGTCAGGCCCTGGGGCGCACGGCCCCAAACCCAATGGTGGGTAGCGTGATTGTGCAGGGTACGGAAGTGGTGGGAGAAGGGTTCCATCCCGGCGCGGGCCAGCCCCATGCGGAGGTGTTTGCCTTGCGGGCCGCGGGCGATCGGGCGCGGGGAGCCACCGTGTATGTCAGCCTTGAACCCTGCAATCACTACGGCCGCACGCCGCCCTGTTCCAAGGCGCTGGTGGCAGCGGGCGTGGCCAAGGTGGTGATTGGGACGGTGGATCCGAACCCACAGGTGGCGGGCCAAGGGATTGCCACCTTGAATGCGGCGGGCATTGAAACCTTGGTGGGGGTGGAACGGGCCGCGTGCGATCGGCTGAATGAGCCGTTTTTTTATCGAATTCAGCAGGGTCGGCCCCTGGGCATTTTGAAATATGCCATGACCCTGGATGGCAAAATTGCCACCACCCACGGCCACAGCGCTTGGGTGACCGATGAGCGGGCCCGGGCGGAGGTGCATCACCTGCGGGCCGGTTGCGATGCGGTAATTGTGGGGGGGAACACGGTGCGGCGCGATAACCCCAAGCTCACCAGCCACGGCCTGGAAAGTCACGATCCGCTGCGGGTGGTGATGACCCGGCGACTGGAGTTGCCCCAAACCACGGCGGATGGTCGAATTTTGCACCTGTGGGAGCCGTCGGAAGCGCCAACTTTGGTGTTGACTTTGCCGGGGGCAAATCCGGAAATGCAAGCTTGGCTGCGCGATCGGGGTGTTGAGGTGCAGGAAGTGCCCGACCTGTCGCCGGCCCGGGCGATCAAGGTGTTGAATCAGCGGCAATTTCTATCGGTGTTGTGGGAATGTGGCGGGGCCCTGTCGGCCCAGGCGATCGCCGATGGATCGGTGCAAAAAATCCTGGCGTTTATTGCGCCCAAAATTGTCGGCGGCGTGGCAGCTCCGTCCCCGGTGGGCGATTTGGGGCTGACGCAAATGGGCGACGCGATTGCCCTGGAGCGGGTCACCTGGCGATCGGTGGGCCAAGACTTCGCGATCGAGGGCTACTTGCGTCCCCTCAAAAAAACCGATTAG